Genomic DNA from Pelosinus sp. UFO1:
AGTGGTTCGGCTTACGGCGTAGGCTTAGATGCTTGTGAAATTTGCGGCGTAACAGGTTATTTTGAACGTGACAATCAGGTGGTTTGCGTACTTTGTGATGTTGTTATGAATACAGCTACTATTGGTTTTAAGGGCGGCTGTAATCCGATTCCTCTGGAATACAAGGTTGCTGAGGGAAAAATGATAGTACCAGTAGATGGATTGGAAAAAGAAAAGAATCGATTCAAGTAAGGGAGGATGAGTCATGTTTTGGCAGATGCTAAAGGGAGCTCTGGTAAGACAGAGCCGGAAAATGTTTATGGTAGCAATTACCATTGCGTTAGGTGTTTCGCTGACAACAGCCATGCTCAATGTGATGTTAGATGTGGGAGACAAGGTTAATCGAGAGTTGAAGGCTTACGGGGCAAATATTACGGTTACTCCCCGTGCAGCCTCCGTGTTGCGGGATATTTATGGACTGGAAAGCGGTCCCGGTGGGGCCGGGCAGTATTTACAGGAAGCCGATGTTGGTAAGTTGAAGACTATTTTCTGGGCTAATAACATTGTTGGATTTGCGCCATCGTTGGAAACTAAGGCTGTTGCTGGAACAGGAGATGTGACAGTAGTAGGTACTTGGTTTAATCGTCAACTGGAGCTGCCAACCGGGGAAGTAGTGGAAACTGGTATTAAAGAATTAAAATCATGGTGGACTGTAGAGGGAAATTGGGTCAGTGATACGGACATTAACAGTGCCATGGTAGGTTCTACGTTAGCTCGTAAATTAGGTATCCATACTGGTGATACCGTGGAATTGGTCTTACCTGGAGATAGTCGACGAGAAAAAGTAACGGTACAAGGCCTTTTTAATAGTGGTGGTCCTGAAGATGAGCAAATTTTTGTAACGCTACCTTTCCTGCAAAAAGCTCTGAATCTAGAGGGAAAGGTCGGTAAAATAGAAGTAAGTGCGATTACAACACCTGAGAATGATTTGGCGCGTAAAGCGGCACATGACCCACAAAGTCTTTCATTAAAAGATTGGGAAACATGGTATTGTACCGCTTATGTAAGTTCCATTGCTTACCAGATTGAAGAAGCTGTGAGTGGTTCTCGGGCAAAACCAGTTCGGCAAGTTGCTGAATCAGAGGGAACAATTTTGCAAAAAACCCAGTTACTCATGCTTTTGATTACGGTGCTTAGCTTAGCAGGATCTGCTTTAGGAATTTCTAACCTGCTAACAGCTAATATGATGGAACGAAGCCGTGAATTTGGTTTGCTCAAGGCATTAGGAGCAACCGATGGAGATGTATTATTACTAACCCTTACTGAAATTACCTTGACCGGTCTGGCTGGTGGTGTAGCAGGTTACTTTTTAGGCTTAGGCTTTGCCCAGATTATTGGTCAAAATGTTTTTGGTTCAGCTGTGGCGATTAATATGATGGTTATTCCATGGGTTATTTTATCCGTAATTTTAATTACTTTGGTCGGTAGTCTTCCGGCTATACGAATGCTTTTATCGCTGCGTCCGGCAGCAGTACTTCATGGCAGGTGATAAAAAGATGACAAAATATTCGATGTACACTAAGATGATCTGGCATGCCCTGCTTCGTCGTCGGTCCCGCATGTTGATTGCCTTAATGGCTGTAGCGATTGGTGCGACCGTTGTGTCGGGACTTGTTACTATTTATTATGATGTTCCTAGACAAATGGGTAGAGAATTTCGTTCCTATGGTGCCAATTTACTGTTAACACCTGCTGGTGATCAGCAGATTATATCGGAGAGCTTGGTTTCCAATGCTACCAGCCTGTTGCAGGCAGATAAATTAATCGGCATTGCACCATACCTGTATGATCGTGTTAAAGTAAATGAGCAGCCATTACAGGTTGCAGGCACACGCTTTCAATCTGTAAAGAAAGTGAGCCCTTACTGGCAGATTCGCGGTAACTGGCCAGAGGATCAGTCGGAAGATATTGTCATTGGTGCTGATATTGCCGAAAGGTTAAAAATTGAACCAGGACAGCAGGTGACTTTAACAGTAGCTGGTAATGATACTGAGAAAAAGGTGAAGGTAGCCGGTATTGTTCGGACAGGCGGACCGGAAGAAGAGTTCGTTTTTCTTGATCTTTCTTTATTGCAGCAGATGCTGCATAAGGAAGGTGTGGTTAGTATTGCACAAGTAAGCATTACCGCTAACGAGGCAGAACTAACAGCCTTGACACAGAAGATTGGTCAGCAAGTACCTGGCGTAGCACCGCGTTTAGTCAAGCAAGTGACGCAATCAGAGCAGACCGTGCTAGGGAAACTGCAGGCTTTGGTATATTTGGTTACGATTGTAGTGCTGTTGCTTACGTTGATTTGTGTGGCTACCACTATGATGGCCGTAGTTACGGAACGGCGTAAAGAGATTGGCTTGAAAAAAGCGTTAGGTGCGGAAAATCGCAGTATCATTTTAGAATTTTTAGGTGAAGGTTTGGCATTAGGGGCTTTAGGCGGTCTAATGGGAACCATTCTAGGCTTCTTTTTTGCACAAGCGGTAAGTGTTAATGTTTTTGGCAGGATTATATCATTTCAGCCCTTAATTGCACTATTAGCCTTGGTTGTATCAATCGTAGTGACTGGCTTAGCCTGCCTGATACCAGTGAAAATTGCAACAGATGTTGAACCGGCGATTGTGCTGCGGGGTGAGTGAAGGAGGTTAATCAATATGAGTTTATTAGAATTACAAAATGTATCGATGATTTACGGAAATGTGAAGGCTCTTCAAGAGATTGACTTAACTGTAC
This window encodes:
- a CDS encoding ABC transporter permease, producing the protein MFWQMLKGALVRQSRKMFMVAITIALGVSLTTAMLNVMLDVGDKVNRELKAYGANITVTPRAASVLRDIYGLESGPGGAGQYLQEADVGKLKTIFWANNIVGFAPSLETKAVAGTGDVTVVGTWFNRQLELPTGEVVETGIKELKSWWTVEGNWVSDTDINSAMVGSTLARKLGIHTGDTVELVLPGDSRREKVTVQGLFNSGGPEDEQIFVTLPFLQKALNLEGKVGKIEVSAITTPENDLARKAAHDPQSLSLKDWETWYCTAYVSSIAYQIEEAVSGSRAKPVRQVAESEGTILQKTQLLMLLITVLSLAGSALGISNLLTANMMERSREFGLLKALGATDGDVLLLTLTEITLTGLAGGVAGYFLGLGFAQIIGQNVFGSAVAINMMVIPWVILSVILITLVGSLPAIRMLLSLRPAAVLHGR
- a CDS encoding FtsX-like permease family protein, whose product is MTKYSMYTKMIWHALLRRRSRMLIALMAVAIGATVVSGLVTIYYDVPRQMGREFRSYGANLLLTPAGDQQIISESLVSNATSLLQADKLIGIAPYLYDRVKVNEQPLQVAGTRFQSVKKVSPYWQIRGNWPEDQSEDIVIGADIAERLKIEPGQQVTLTVAGNDTEKKVKVAGIVRTGGPEEEFVFLDLSLLQQMLHKEGVVSIAQVSITANEAELTALTQKIGQQVPGVAPRLVKQVTQSEQTVLGKLQALVYLVTIVVLLLTLICVATTMMAVVTERRKEIGLKKALGAENRSIILEFLGEGLALGALGGLMGTILGFFFAQAVSVNVFGRIISFQPLIALLALVVSIVVTGLACLIPVKIATDVEPAIVLRGE